In Ignavibacteriales bacterium, a single window of DNA contains:
- a CDS encoding guanylate cyclase — translation MKTEHKSFRVLSLSITSRIIRACGVFLMLLMLLFIAPLILQYVEDAASYRFAKWIIDTDKNLLVLVKDNIPTKIAGKDMSRWISIVGLFILSGSLTRMSEKLKDKSEYFKYKDNVDSWKKQMHLSDNAIVLTPLNEKLEQFKNAKKKDREQLLKEFIETKKKLDEMGRDLAFLAIDVVDSTGMKEGEEKAIIEHDFKEYKRFVEKCFATYGCLKSTWTPDGVMSCFNTVDAAVRAAREVINGLDNFNKTVKGMRRDFLVRAGVNSGFVYFDESIPLEEISDRVIDIAGHMQKNALPNTVCIAKPTIEPLNERVGFEPSGRMVDGYEVYEWKKALDK, via the coding sequence ATGAAAACTGAACATAAATCGTTTCGGGTACTTAGTTTATCGATCACTTCAAGAATCATCCGGGCTTGCGGTGTATTTCTGATGTTACTGATGCTTCTTTTCATCGCTCCTCTTATATTACAATATGTTGAAGACGCGGCATCTTATCGATTTGCAAAATGGATTATCGACACCGATAAAAATCTTTTAGTGCTGGTAAAAGATAATATACCCACAAAGATCGCCGGCAAAGATATGTCGAGATGGATATCAATAGTCGGATTATTCATCCTCAGCGGGTCGTTGACGAGGATGAGTGAAAAGTTAAAAGATAAATCTGAGTATTTTAAATATAAGGATAATGTCGATTCGTGGAAAAAGCAGATGCACCTATCGGATAACGCGATAGTTTTGACACCGTTGAATGAAAAATTAGAACAATTTAAAAATGCCAAGAAGAAAGACCGCGAGCAATTGTTGAAAGAATTCATCGAAACTAAAAAGAAGTTGGATGAAATGGGGCGCGATCTCGCTTTTCTCGCGATCGATGTCGTCGATTCCACAGGCATGAAGGAAGGAGAGGAAAAAGCGATAATTGAACATGATTTCAAAGAGTATAAACGATTCGTCGAGAAATGTTTTGCCACGTATGGTTGTTTGAAATCTACATGGACACCTGATGGCGTGATGAGTTGTTTCAACACCGTAGACGCTGCAGTAAGGGCAGCACGTGAAGTTATTAACGGATTGGATAATTTCAACAAAACTGTAAAAGGGATGCGGCGCGATTTTCTTGTCCGCGCGGGTGTAAATTCAGGATTCGTTTATTTTGATGAATCTATTCCACTAGAAGAGATAAGCGACAGAGTAATTGATATCGCTGGACATATGCAGAAGAACGCACTGCCAAACACTGTTTGCATAGCCAAACCGACAATTGAACCGCTTAACGAACGTGTCGGTTTTGAACCATCCGGTAGAATGGTGGATGGATATGAAGTGTATGAGTGGAAAAAAGCGTTAGATAAATAA
- a CDS encoding T9SS type A sorting domain-containing protein: MKNFVILLFVDVLLTIILTCFVFSQKNQNMFTNHSLKPESLMGGKHGNLASLLEEKERCDDEESLDVSERLIIEKIGNDTIFIRIAYLREIWSPEKSIWDSAGIGISLYDVNGNLTEYLYQIRDSVSWINDYKYNYSYDEYGNQIEYNHQIWDGSTWYTDFKITSTYDLIGNLTEQIYQNWDGSMLVNTSKISSVFDLNGNQTEYLYQNWDVIGWINIEKFTYTYNSNNKQIEWFHHNWDSIKWVESEKGQNIYDENNNIVESIDYQMLDSLWVNHNKTNYNYNQAGKRTELTSQIWEDSTWVNDRNTLYSYDINGNRTEVLNRYWINQWINNYKYTYAYDLNGKRVEYYYQRWYGNTLQNIKKSIYVYDTTGIRIEYIRQTGFDSTWVNSSKSSYFYGENGKLTTYLSQDWNGIEWVNYTRNNYTWQVLLTDMNEQSNIISSFKLSSNYPNPFNPQTKISFSIPKESYVTLKVYDLLGREVAILVQEKKQQGEYSVTWNADNVPSGVYFYKLLAGGLAETKKMILMR; encoded by the coding sequence GTGAAGAATTTTGTAATATTATTATTTGTAGATGTACTTCTTACGATAATCTTAACATGCTTTGTATTCTCTCAGAAGAATCAAAACATGTTCACCAATCATTCGCTCAAGCCGGAATCTTTAATGGGTGGCAAGCATGGGAATCTTGCTTCTTTATTAGAGGAAAAAGAAAGATGCGATGATGAGGAGTCACTTGATGTATCAGAACGACTGATCATCGAAAAAATCGGCAATGATACAATATTTATCCGTATTGCCTATCTTAGAGAAATCTGGAGTCCGGAAAAAAGTATTTGGGATTCGGCTGGCATAGGAATTTCTTTATATGATGTAAATGGAAATCTAACTGAATATTTATATCAAATCCGTGACTCAGTCAGCTGGATTAATGATTATAAATACAATTATTCTTATGATGAATATGGAAATCAGATAGAGTACAACCATCAGATTTGGGATGGAAGTACGTGGTACACTGATTTCAAGATTACTTCGACTTATGATTTGATTGGTAATCTAACGGAACAAATCTATCAAAATTGGGATGGCAGTATGTTAGTAAACACTTCCAAAATCTCTTCTGTTTTCGACTTGAACGGTAATCAAACTGAATATTTATATCAGAATTGGGACGTAATCGGCTGGATAAATATTGAAAAGTTCACATACACTTACAATTCAAATAACAAACAAATCGAATGGTTTCACCATAACTGGGATAGCATAAAATGGGTTGAGAGTGAGAAGGGACAAAATATTTATGATGAAAATAATAACATTGTAGAGTCTATTGATTATCAAATGCTTGACAGCTTATGGGTTAATCATAATAAAACAAATTATAATTATAATCAGGCAGGTAAACGAACGGAGCTTACATCACAAATTTGGGAAGATAGTACCTGGGTGAATGATAGGAATACTCTTTATTCATACGACATCAACGGAAATCGAACAGAGGTCTTGAACCGATATTGGATTAACCAATGGATAAATAATTATAAATACACTTATGCTTATGATTTAAATGGCAAAAGGGTAGAGTATTATTATCAGAGATGGTATGGAAATACACTGCAAAATATAAAAAAAAGCATTTACGTTTATGACACCACTGGCATTCGGATAGAATATATTCGTCAAACGGGATTTGATAGCACTTGGGTAAATTCGAGTAAATCCAGTTACTTCTATGGCGAAAATGGTAAGCTGACAACCTATCTATCTCAGGATTGGAACGGTATTGAATGGGTAAACTACACCAGAAATAATTATACTTGGCAAGTGCTTCTAACTGATATGAACGAACAATCAAATATTATTTCTAGCTTCAAACTATCGTCTAATTATCCCAATCCTTTCAACCCACAAACAAAAATATCGTTCTCAATTCCAAAAGAAAGTTACGTTACTTTAAAAGTCTATGATTTACTTGGAAGAGAAGTGGCAATACTTGTCCAAGAAAAGAAACAGCAAGGTGAATATTCTGTAACTTGGAATGCCGATAATGTTCCTAGTGGTGTGTACTTCTACAAATTATTAGCAGGCGGTCTTGCAGAAACAAAAAAAATGATTTTGATGAGATAG